In Syngnathus typhle isolate RoL2023-S1 ecotype Sweden linkage group LG14, RoL_Styp_1.0, whole genome shotgun sequence, one genomic interval encodes:
- the ankle1 gene encoding ankyrin repeat and LEM domain-containing protein 1 has translation MDRKKKSLESQLCAAVNNGEPRSVQLLLYQGAIPDLVGSKGVAAIHLAVGKETEKNMRCLKLLLQHGADPNVKSSDGLTPLHVAAIWGCYQNLKLLLKNGGNPTVKDNEGNTPMRLAELEENGRCAQLLEDYLSSYVGTEKDDLPQFKYAVYSDHTDTSGYPESGYSFTSQSSLISDLGEAPLSSTRRSSFFNRSNINGRPVCKAITYNRLFDGDAEMQHHPNSSTFSHWESEGASLLSSTRISTVEPAIPFPKEKDWFAATDVLSSEGDGQIRDGQITTAKLNTPPTFLSRRANRKSVSFCDVDEYFPVFSPQSPIKMTAVDGTPGNGSTSFNLSEYSGFLDSERLATLLPQQGIDVTSPDHVIVFCRESSESTSEELEKTVISHCSSEDDDKKGDEGVNGALSAKEEQTANPCGPRSSSGSSSSYSSCESDHYTSALDIAVQPNQLSLSEQTTKYPERDVPQVQHEPQVDKHSLIGDNHVITSVVKACIDPAVLTSSQANDPLDDIQSEDASGSKAPFTPSPFVTGRTQSRQSRCSLRESRTPESFFSTSCLFEDIFPKPVRTRRTTPRSKENNYSSPRTPCFISSNSENSTRSNSLPRGDSDTQSSTRAGSCASLSQADTLSLPQNTNGTFVESQTLCDTFLLENNHESSVDCYERNLAEVVQALQEGEVGLVEGRDFLTDDVTSPDEATNTANDISEVPWRQQEDVWFTEDTSCHAGSVSSSSSSSYFSPRKSRENAELPCTPGTGCTPKYNMSLLSIHRRSQHLANLSYTPGGRPHIENADEPVEYLYTDTEQGHKLIEAHIPPTANTSRSSNLSTTSSEETILYDWRSMQTNLQDCKENQNPPESPNDKKANKVSSRLVEGLTDKELRRRLIEMGVSPGPISRRTRPVYVQRLCRLLQESNSKPSQQQDQEERPQTAHLGYSAELNLALRTFKMPDCHDNEQALCQQFDQPDQNRKWREGNIKSSFNYLLLDPRVTQNLPFRSHGMTLQDCFQTFVNAIFYVGKGKRSRPYSHLYEALDYYKGDKTSKKLCPKVQQILQIWNAKQGVISLHCFQNVIPVEAYTREACMVEAMGLKMLTNLKRGDFYGVVSNWQLKKKRELGVHLLYRALQIFLAEGERQLRPADIRQ, from the exons ATGGATCGGAAAAAGAAGAGCCTGGAAAGTCAACTGTGTGCAGCAGTGAACAATGGAGAACCAAG ATCTGTGCAGCTACTTCTATACCAGGGTGCAATCCCTGACCTTGTGGGGAGTAAGGGGGTGGCCGCCATACATTTGGCTGTTGGAAAAGAAACTGAAAAGAACATGCGATGCTTAAAACTGCTCCTGCAACACGGTGCTGACCCAAATGTTAA ATCATCTGACGGCCTAACTCCTCTTCACGTCGCTGCAATTTGGGGATGCTATCAAAATCTGAAGTTGCTTTTGAAGAATGGTGGGAACCCCACCGTAAAAGATAAC GAAGGAAATACACCGATGCGCCTTGCAGAACTAGAGGAAAATGGAAGATGTGCTCAGCTTTTAGAGGACTACCTGTCCAGTTATGTGGGCACGGAAAAGGACGACCTGCCTCAATTCAAATACG CGGTTTATTCCGACCacacagacacatctggctaTCCTGAATCTGGCTACAGCTTCACTTCTCAATCGTCTCTAATAAGCGATCTTGGTGAAGCCCCTTTAAGCAGCACAAGACGGTCATCATTTTTTAACCGCTCAAACATAAATGGAAGGCCAGTTTGTAAAGCAATAACCTATAACAGACTTTTTGATGGCGACGCTGAAATGCAACATCATCCGAACTCCAGCACATTCTCACACTGGGAATCTGAAGGTGCCTCCCTTTTATCAAGCACTCGGATATCTACAGTGGAACCCGCAATACCATTTCCAAAGGAGAAAGATTGGTTTGCTGCTACTGATGTGCTTTCGTCAGAGGGAGATGGACAAATTAGAGATGGACAAATTACTACTGCTAAACTCAACACGCCTCCCACATTTCTGTCCAGGCGAGCGAACCGTAAAAGCGTCAGCTTCTGTGATGTCGACGAATATTTTCCCGTTTTCAGCCCTCAATCTCCGATAAAAATGACGGCTGTTGATGGTACACCGGGTAATGGCAGCACATCTTTCAACCTTTCTGAGTATTCTGGTTTCCTGGATTCGGAACGTTTGGCTACACTTCTTCCGCAGCAAGGCATAGATGTCACCTCACCAGACCATGTCATTGTTTTCTGTCGGGAAAGTAGTGAAAGCACAAGTGAAGAGTTGGAGAAAACAGTCATCAGTCACTGTAGTTCAGAAGATGATGATAAGAAGGGCGATGAGGGTGTAAATGGTGCTTTAAGTGCTAAAGAAGAACAAACAGCAAATCCATGTGGGCCCAGGAGTAGCAGTGGAAGCAGCAGCAGTTATAGTAGTTGTGAGAGTGACCATTACACCAGTGCACTGGATATTGCCGTCCAACCTAACCAGCTATCTCTATCTGAACAAACTACCAAATACCCCGAAAGAGATGTCCCACAAGTTCAACATGAACCTCAAGTTGATAAACATAGCTTGATTGGGGATAATCATGTAATCACGAGTGTGGTTAAGGCTTGCATCGATCCTGCTGTACTTACTTCCAGCCAGGCGAACGACCCGTTGGATGACATTCAGTCAGAGGATGCATCTGGAAGCAAAGCACCATTTACACCAAGTCCATTTGTAACAGGCCGAACGCAGTCGAGGCAGAGTCGCTGCTCACTTAGAGAGAGCAGAACCCCCGAGAGCTTCTTTTCCACTTCTTGCCTATTTGAGGATATTTTTCCTAAACCAGTGCGAACTCGGCGCACAACTCCCAGATCGAAGGAAAACAACTATAGTTCACCACGTACTCCATGCTTCATATCGTCCAATTCAGAGAATAGCACAAGATCCAACTCCTTGCCCAGAGGGGACTCAGACACTCAGTCCAGCACCAGAGCAGGTTCATGTGCGAGCTTGAGCCAAGCTGATACCCTCAGCCTTCCCCAAAACACCAATGGCACATTTGTCGAGTCACAGACTCTTTGTGACACTTTTCTCTTAGAAAACAATCATGAATCATCAGTGGATTGCTATGAGAGAAATCTCGCAGAGGTTGTCCAGGCCCTTCAAGAAGGAGAGGTTGGGCTTGTCGAAGGTAGGGATTTTTTGACAGATGATGTGACAAGTCCAGATGAGGCAACAAATACAGCAAATGATATTTCTGAAGTACCTTGGCGACAACAGGAGGATGTCTGGTTCACGGAGGACACTAGCTGTCATGCAGGATCTGTCTCGTCATCATCCAGCTCTAGCTATTTTTCTCCAAGGAAGTCAAGAGAAAACGCAGAGCTTCCATGTACTCCAGGAACCGGATGCACTCCCAAATACAACATGAGTCTGCTCTCAATTCACCGCAGGTCACAGCACCTGGCCAACCTGTCTTACACTCCCGGGGGACGTCCACACATTGAAAACGCAGATGAACCAGTGGAGTACCTTTACACTGATACGGAGCAGGGCCACAAACTGATTGAGGCCCACATTCCACCTACGGCTAATACCTCACGCAGCTCCAACTTGAGTACCACTAGCAGTGAAGAGACCATCCTCTATGACTGGCGCTCCATGCAGACAAATTTACAAGACTGCAAAGAAAACCAGAATCCACCAGAAAGCCCCAATGACAAGAAGGCCAACAAGGTTTCGAGTAGATTGGTCGAAGGACTGACGGATAAGGAGCTCAGACGGAGGCTCATCGAGATGGGGGTGAGTCCGGGCCCCATAAGTCGTCGAACCAGGCCAGTCTACGTTCAAAGGCTTTGCCGACTGTTGCAGGAGTCGAACTCTAAACCATCACAGCAACAAGATCAAGAAGAACGGCCACAAACAG CACATTTAGGTTATAGCGCAGAACTTAATTTAGCCCTGCGGACTTTCAAGATGCCTGACTGTCATGATAACGAACAAGCCTTGTGCCAACAATTTGATCAACCAGATCAGAACAGAAAGTGGAGAGAGGGCAATATCAAGTCCAGCTTTAACTACCTGCTGCTTGACCCAAG AGTCACACAAAATCTTCCATTCCGGAGTCACGGCATGACCCTACAGGATTGTTTTCAAACATTTGTCAATGCCATATTTTATGTCGGCAAAGGAAAACGTTCGCGCCCCTACAGTCATCTCTATGAGGCCTTGGACTACTACAAAGGCGATAAGACCTCAAAG AAACTGTGCCCCAAAGTCCAGCAAATACTTCAAATATGGAACGCCAAGCAGGGGGTCATCTCACTGCATTGTTTCCAGAACGTCATTCCAGTGGAGGCCTACACAAGAGAGGCCTGCATGGTAGAGGCCATGG GGTTGAAGATGCTCACAAATCTGAAGCGCGGCGATTTTTACGGTGTGGTTTCAAATTGGCAGCTGAAGAAAAAGCGTGAGCTGGGTGTCCACCTGCTTTACAGGGCCCTGCAGATATTTCTGGCAGAAGGTGAGCGACAGCTCAGGCCAGCAGATATAAGACAGTAA
- the LOC133167050 gene encoding intestinal-type alkaline phosphatase-like, with translation MAGLYLLVSCGLLVFISIQGTDSVYEEELHASYWNHKGKEALHTALNIQPNLHQAKNIILFLGDGMGVTTVTAARILKGQKAGHSGEETSLVMDTFPHVALSKTYNIDQQMPDSAGTATAYLCGVKANYGTLGVTAATPRYNCSATYGNEVKSVLYRAKKEGKSVGIVTTTRVQHASPGANYAHTANRGWYADSDLSPEAVANGCRDIAYQLVHNVEINVILGGGREYMLPRTMQDPEYPKVLGDRNDGTNLIDEWMKNKKKAKYVWNKKQFDAVDPKNTDFLIGLFEPKDCRYEIERNPLSDPSLTEMTEKAIRILSKNPKGYFLFVEDKGRIDHGHHAGRAIRSLTETIEFDRAIGRAAELTSELDTLTIVTADHSHVFSIGGYSARGNSILGVSRSIADDHKRFTLAGYANGPGYQFSNGTRPDVNETVSMNKEYRQQATVPLDSETHGIEDVAIYAKGPMSHLFHGVQEQSYIAHVMAYAACLPPYDNCKLNHSNHAGSFYPSLLFLLIGLIISSVTSS, from the exons ATGGCTGGGTTGTATTTGTTGGTTTCGTGCGGATTATTGGTTTTCATTTCAATCCAGGGGACTGACTCTGTTTACG AGGAAGAGCTCCATGCTAGTTACTGGAATCACAAAGGGAAGGAAGCCCTTCACACTGCTCTCAACATTCAGCCTAATCTCCACCAAGCCAAGAACATCATCCTCTTCCTGGGGGACG GTATGGGAGTGACAACAGTTACTGCTGCCCGCATTCTCAAAGGCCAAAAGGCGGGACACTCTGGAGAAGAGACCAGTTTGGTCATGGATACCTTCCCTCACGTGGCATTGTCTAAG ACATACAACATAGACCAACAAATGCCAGATAGTGCTGGAACAGCCACTGCATACCTTTGTGGAGTAAAAGCCAATTATGGCACCCTGGGAGTCACTGCTGCAACTCCAAGGTACAACTGCAGTGCCACCTATGGGAATGAAGTCAAATCTGTGCTGTATCGGGCCAAGAAAGAAG ggAAATCAGTTGGGATCGTCACTACAACCCGAGTTCAGCATGCATCTCCAGGTGCAAACTATGCTCACACTGCCAACCGTGGTTGGTACGCTGACTCGGATCTCTCCCCTGAGGCTGTTGCAAATGGCTGTCGAGACATTGCATACCAGCTTGTTCACAATGTTGAGATAAAT GTCATACTTGGCGGTGGTCGAGAGTACATGCTTCCAAGGACCATGCAAGACCCAGAATATCCCAAAGTCCTAGGAGATCGAAATGATGGAACAAATCTTATTGATGAGTGGATGAAGAATAAAAAG AAGGCTAAATATGTTTGGAACAAAAAACAGTTTGATGCTGTCGATCCTAAAAACACAGACTTCCTTATTG GTCTTTTTGAGCCCAAGGACTGTCGCTATGAAATAGAGCGCAATCCGTTAAGTGACCCATCCCTAACTGAGATGACAGAAAAAGCCATTAGGATTCTTAGCAAAAACCCAAAAGGATATTTTCTTTTCGTGGAAGATAA GGGGAGAATAGACCACGGCCATCATGCCGGGAGGGCCATAAGATCTCTCACAGAGACTATTGAGTTTGATCGAGCCATTGGGCGAGCTGCTGAACTCACAAGTGAGCTGGACACCCTGACAATAGTCACTGCAGACCACTCACATGTCTTCTCAATTGGTGGATATTCAGCCAGAGGAAACTCTATTTTAG GAGTTTCCAGGAGCATTGCTGACGACCACAAGCGCTTCACTTTGGCAGGATATGCAAATGGGCCAGGATACCAGTTTTCCAATGGAACTCGTCCAGATGTAAATGAAACTGTTTCAA TGAATAAGGAGTACCGTCAACAGGCCACAGTCCCGCTGGATTCAGAGACCCATGGTATTGAGGATGTGGCTATATATGCCAAAGGTCCAATGTCCCATCTCTTTCATGGGGTCCAAGAACAGAGCTACATTGCCCATGTAATGGCTTATGCAGCTTGTCTGCCACCTTACGACAACTGCAAACTCAACCATTCGAACCATGCTGGATCCTTCTACCCTAGCTTGCTATTTCTCCTCATTGGCCTAATTATTTCCTCTGTCACGTCATCATAA